The Bombus pascuorum chromosome 9, iyBomPasc1.1, whole genome shotgun sequence genome has a window encoding:
- the LOC132910697 gene encoding ras-related protein Rab-2, whose protein sequence is MSYAYLFKYIIIGDTGVGKSCLLLQFTDKRFQPVHDLTIGVEFGARMITIDGKPIKLQIWDTAGQEAFRSITRSYYRGAAGALLVYDITRRETFNHLTTWLEDARQHSNSNMVIMLIGNKSDLDNRREVRREEGEAFAREHGLVFMETSAKTAINVEDAFINTAKVIYEKIQEGVFDINNEANGIKIGPQHSPTSPSGLAGTGGQGNTQGGGCC, encoded by the exons GGGTTGGGAAATCTTGTCTACTTCTGCAGTTTACGGATAAGAGATTCCAGCCTGTTCATGATTTAACAATAGGTGTTGAGTTTGGAGCCCGTATGATAACAATTGATGGGAAGCCAATCAAACTTCAAATTTGGGATACT GCAGGTCAAGAAGCATTTCGTTCTATTACACGATCATATTATCGTGGAGCAGCAGGAGCTTTATTAGTATATGATATTACACGTAGAGAAACATTTAATCATTTGACCACTTGGTTAGAGGATGCAAGACAACATTcaaattctaatatggtgatCATGTTAATTGGTAATAAGAGTGATCTGGATAATAGAAGAGAAGTGAGGAGAGAAGAAGGTGAAGCTTTTGCAAGAGAACATGGACTTGTTTTTATGGAAACCAGTGCAAAGACAGCAATCAATGTAGAAGATGCATTTATCAATACAGCAAaagtaatttatgaaaaaattcaagaaggtgtatttgatataaataatgag GCAAATGGTATCAAGATTGGACCACAACATTCACCGACAAGTCCTAGTGGATTAGCGGGTACTGGTGGTCAAGGAAACACGCAAGGTGGTGGATGCTGCTAG